A single Triticum dicoccoides isolate Atlit2015 ecotype Zavitan chromosome 2A, WEW_v2.0, whole genome shotgun sequence DNA region contains:
- the LOC119354246 gene encoding protein H2A.7, with protein MAGRGKAIGSGAAKKAISRSSKAGLQFPVGRIARFLKAGKYAERVGAGAPVYLAAVLEYLAAEVLELAGNAARDNKKTRIVPRHIQLAVRNDEELSRLLGMVTIASGGVMPNIHNLLLPKKAGGSKAVAADDDS; from the exons ATGGCCGGAAGGGGCAAGGCGATCGGCTCgggcgctgccaagaaggccatcTCCAGGAGCTCCAAGGCTGGGCTCCAGTTCCCCGTCGGCAGGATCGCGCGGTTCCTCAAGGCCGGCAAGTACGCCGAGAGGGTCGGTGCCGGCGCCCCCGTCTACCTCGCCGCGGTGCTCGAGTATCTCGCCGCTGAG gttctggAGTTGGCCGGGAACGCGGCGAGGGACAACAAGAAGACCCGCATCGTGCCGCGCCACATCCAGCTCGCCGTCCGCAACGACGAGGAGCTCTCCCGCCTGCTCGGCATGGTCACAATCGCCAGCGGTGGTGTCATGCCCAACATCCACAACCTTCTGCTCCCCAAGAAGGCCGGAGGCAGCAAGGCCGTGGCTGCCGACGACGATAGCTAG
- the LOC119354245 gene encoding formin-like protein 11 — MRRCRGEWLPAPYIISVLLFLPMACGRLLIGASDTSPPPALTPTFIKQVDDWVEHAWLKCGLDKKSLQDVRNYYNYNHVLDIIHRISDNKGTSPVIAKGAGPLTPDIKQTLLTCLSKQNFEVPKNLPDGYIKTLIASIRGELTPGPAPANEAVKPPTGKPADGASSEATTKKAVPATKSVGKKDSDGMPTTTIVGVSLVVIALLALLCVGCCMFRESQSSAASAYDNKQLLNLSDSCKSSSVNLIDATKLGALPLQSEAGQNGHVNQSSQEGPNTDQIDYVRLSSQEGPNTDQNNHVKLSSQEDANTGQISYVKLSSQEDPTSGRNSDAKLTSQEDPNTGQNNHVKLTSQESVNTDPAIYSSSAEPMAASVGSVQGSTPMPQPMMPPPAHPQVLAPQPKAPPSPPAPQALEPPPNASPVLSSGPSPPPAPKASPPPPSGPSPPTAPKAAPPPPPPSKSGGPLPPPPALPGSSKMRPPPLMKSGNKTDTDADSSEAKTKLKPFFWDKVATNANKSMVWDHLKAGSFQLSEDAIETLFGCNADKKSGDGKKDLTSKEAAQVVRILDPKKAQNLAISLKALSVSAEEVSCAVKEGNELPSDLIQTLIRWVPNTDEELRLRLYSGELSQLGPAEQFLKAIFDIPYIYERLDALLFMAGLPEEASNVKQSFATLEMACEELKNSRLFLKLLEAVLKTGNRMNVGTFRGGAQAFKLDTLLKLSDVKGTDGKITLLHFVVQEIIHSEGVRSARAAKEQKGSVSSVDNNDLIEEEYKQLGLQVVSSLGDELQNVRNAAILDADQLAMSITSVGHRLGKTKEFLNTSMKSLDEDSGFHRKLVHFVEQSQTDVTFLLEEEKKIRSLVKSTVDYFHGRTGKDEGLRLFVVVRDFLAMLDKVCNEVKEASKVAPKKTKTEVTLPSRTPRSFQDPRRNLFPAIKDRRAHSSSSSSDEGS, encoded by the exons ATGAGGCGGTGCAGGGGAGAATGGCTCCCCGCGCCGTACATCATCTCCGTGCTGCTCTTCCTACCAATGGCCTGCGGACGATTGCTCATTGGCGCAAGCGACACGTCGCCGCCACCTGCGCTGACACCAACCTTCATCAAGCAAGTTGACGATTGG GTGGAACACGCGTGGCTCAAATGTGGATTGGACAAGAAAAGCCTTCAAGATGTTAGAAACTACTACAACTACAACCATGTACTTGATATCATCCATAGGATATCTGATAATAAGGGAACTTCCCCTGTCATTGCAAAAGGTGCAGGCCCATTGACACCAGATATCAAGCAAACTTTGCTGACCTGCTTAAGCAAACAGAATTTTGAGGTTCCAAAAAACCTACCCGATGGTTATATCAAAACACTTATCGCCTCAATAAGAGGAGAGCTGACTCCGGGACCTGCTCCTGCAAATGAAGCAGTAAAACCTCCGACAGGGAAACCAGCTGACGGTGCTTCATCAGAAGCAACTACAAAAAAGGCAGTGCCTGCAACTAAATCAGTGGGGAAAAAAGACAGCGATGGCATGCCAACTACCACTATCGTTGGTGTGTCCCTGGTTGTTATCGCACTTTTAGCTCTTCTCTGCGTTGGCTGCTGCATGTTCCGTGAAAGCCAGAGTTCTGCGGCTTCTGCCTATGATAATAAGCAACTCCTGAATCTAT CGGATTCTTGCAAGTCTTCCAGTGTAAATCTAATAGATGCCACTAAGCTGGGAGCATTGCCATTGCAGTCAGAGGCTGGCCAAAATGGCCATGTGAATCAAAGTTCACAGGAAGGCCCAAACACTGATCAAATTGACTATGTGAGACTAAGTTCACAGGAAGGCCCAAACACTGATCAAAATAACCATGTGAAACTAAGCTCACAGGAAGACGCAAACACTGGTCAAATTAGCTATGTGAAACTAAGCTCACAGGAAGACCCAACCAGTGGTCGAAATAGTGATGCGAAGCTAACTTCGCAGGAAGACCCAAACACTGGCCAAAATAACCATGTGAAGCTCACTTCGCAGGAAAGTGTAAACACTGATCCAGCAATCTACAGCAGTTCCGCCGAGCCAATGGCTGCTTCTGTTGGTTCTGTGCAAGGATCAACACCAATGCCCCAACCAATGATGCCACCTCCAGCACATCCTCAAGTACTTGCGCCTCAACCAaaggctcctccttcaccaccagctCCTCAAGCACTTGAGCCGCCTCCGAATGCTTCTCCAGTTCTTTCCTCTGGACCTTCACCGCCACCAGCTCCAAAAGCCTCCCCGCCTCCGCCCTCAGGACCCTCACCGCCTACTGCTCCAAAagctgcaccaccaccaccaccaccatcaaaaTCTGGTGGACCTCTCCCGCCACCACCAGCGCTGCCTGGTTCTTCCAAAATGCGTCCACCACCACTTATGAAGTCAGGCAATAAAACAGACACAGATGCGGATTCTAGTGAAGCTAAAACAAAGCTTAAGCCCTTCTTTTGGGATAAAGTAGCAACAAATGCTAATAAATCAATGGTGTGGGATCACCTTAAAGCTGGATCATTCCA GTTAAGTGAGGACGCTATTGAAACACTTTTTGGTTGTAATGCTGACAAGAAGAGCGGTGATGGCAAAAAAGATTTAACATCAAAGGAAGCTGCCCAAGTTGTGAGGATACTTGATCCTAAAAAGGCACAGAATCTGGCCATATCATTGAAGGCGTTGAGTGTTTCAGCAGAGGAAGTTTCTTGTGCAGTTAAGGAAG GAAATGAACTTCCATCCGACTTGATACAGACCTTAATTAGATGGGTCCCGAATACTGATGAGGAGCTCAGGCTTCGACTATATAGTGGGGAACTCTCACAGCTTGGTCCTGCAGagcagttcttaaaagcaatctttGACATTCCTTATATCTATGAGCGCCTGGATGCATTACTTTTCATGGCTGGTTTACCAGAGGAAGCTTCAAATGTAAAGCAATCTTTTGCCACCTTAGAG ATGGCTTGTGAGGAGCTTAAAAACAGCCGTCTATTCTTGAAGTTACTAGAAGCTGTACTTAAAACAGGCAACCGGATGAATGTTGGCACGTTCCGAGGAGGAGCTCAAGCGTTCAAACTAGACACCCTGCTCAAGCTTTCCGACGTCAAAGGAACTGATGGGAAGATAACGCTGCTGCATTTTGTTGTTCAAGAGATAATCCATTCTGAAGGTGTCCGTTCTGCACGGGCTGCAAAGGAGCAGAAGGGCAGCGTATCCAGTGTGGACAACAATGATCTTATTGAAGAGGAGTATAAACAACTAGGTCTGCAGGTTGTGTCCAGTTTAGGAGATGAACTTCAAAATGTCAGGAATGCAGCAATCCTTGATGCAGATCAGTTGGCTATGTCGATAACAAGTGTTGGCCACAGGCTCGGCAAAACCAAAGAATTCTTGAACACAAGCATGAAAAGTCTGGATGAAGATAGTGGGTTTCATCGCAAGCTTGTGCATTTCGTGGAGCAGTCTCAAACTGATGTTACTTTCCTGCTAGAGGAAGAGAAGAAAATACGGTCCTTGGTAAAGAGCACTGTCGATTATTTCCATGGGAGGACAGGGAAGGATGAGGGCCTTCGGTTATTTGTCGTAGTGCGGGATTTTCTCGCAATGCTTGACAAGGTGTGCAATGAGGTGAAAGAAGCATCAAAAGTAGCTCCAAAGAAAACGAAGACTGAAGTTACTCTGCCTTCCCGCACACCCAGGTCTTTTCAAGATCCCCGGCGTAACCTTTTTCCGGCAATTAAAGACCGGAGGGCACATAGTTCAAGCTCTAGTTCTGACGAGGGAAGTTAA